One genomic window of Desulfonatronum sp. SC1 includes the following:
- a CDS encoding cation-transporting P-type ATPase, translating into MSTQTDTHEATIDHPHALTVQECLDTLQSQAAGLEPDDAQKRLERFGPNKLPEPEPDGLLKRFFKHFHDILIYILLAAAGITALLGHWIDTFVILGVVVINALIGFFQEGKAEEALAGIRKMLSLHAQVRRGGDFHDIEAELLVPGDIVRLRSGDKVPADIRLLDATNLRIEESALTGESVAATKQAEPVPKDAPLGDRKSMAYSGCLVAAGRGVGVVVHTGVQTQLGRINRMIQEVEKLATPLTRQMAYFGKVLSVVILFLAGLMFAVGWLLHDMPMEDLFFAAIGFAVAAIPEGLPAILSITLALGVQRMALRKAIIRRLPAVETLGSVTVICSDKTGTLTRNEMTARAVVTATQTYHVSGTGYVPEGHIRGADEQRAELGANPDLFQIIEIMAVCNDAMIFEEDGHWKLNGEPTEGALRALGRKAEFDAKPYTRLAELPFESETKFMATLNKSPEGKILLLLKGAPDRLLDRCTHQLAADGGTEPLDRATWEAKLEELAAQGQRILAAAWRELPREDPDALRLTKSQTLSSEDVDQEMIFAGLVGIVDPPRPEAVAAIKICREAGIRVKMITGDHAATAMAIGREMGIGNGTAAITGPELEAASDTEMRRLAVQHDIFARTSPEHKLRLVTALQAEKEVVAMTGDGVNDAPALKRADVGIAMGIKGTEATKEAAEIVLMDDNFATIEHAVEEGRTIYDNLRKAILFLLPTNGAEGLVILTAIVAGFAVLPLTPVQILWVNMVTAITLAMALAFEPSEPDLMSRPPRRPGTAILGGYYLWRIGFVSVLIGGATLAVFHLEMSLGMDVQIVRTVCVNTLVAGQLFYLFNSRFLREAAWLPSRLLSNKVALIASGVLILFQLIFVYAPFMNLWFGSAPLALRHWLVPLGVGLLVFTLAEIEKIVSRKFQRVN; encoded by the coding sequence ATGTCCACACAGACAGACACGCATGAAGCCACCATCGACCATCCCCATGCCCTGACGGTGCAAGAGTGCCTCGACACGTTGCAAAGCCAGGCTGCCGGGCTGGAACCGGATGATGCGCAAAAGCGCCTCGAACGCTTCGGTCCGAACAAACTGCCGGAGCCGGAGCCGGATGGATTGCTGAAACGCTTTTTCAAGCATTTTCATGACATCCTGATTTACATCCTGCTGGCCGCGGCCGGCATTACCGCTCTGCTGGGGCACTGGATAGACACCTTCGTCATTCTGGGCGTGGTGGTCATCAACGCCTTGATAGGCTTTTTCCAGGAGGGCAAGGCCGAAGAGGCTCTGGCCGGCATTCGCAAAATGCTCTCCCTGCACGCCCAGGTCCGTCGCGGCGGAGATTTTCATGACATCGAGGCGGAGTTGTTGGTTCCGGGGGACATCGTTCGTTTGCGCTCCGGGGACAAGGTTCCAGCGGATATTCGGCTGCTGGACGCCACAAACCTGCGCATCGAGGAATCCGCGCTGACCGGCGAATCCGTTGCCGCGACCAAGCAAGCCGAACCCGTGCCGAAGGACGCTCCCCTGGGGGATCGCAAGAGCATGGCGTATTCCGGGTGTCTTGTTGCGGCCGGACGCGGTGTGGGCGTGGTTGTACACACCGGCGTACAAACCCAACTTGGCCGGATCAACCGCATGATCCAGGAAGTGGAGAAACTGGCCACTCCGTTGACACGCCAGATGGCCTACTTCGGCAAGGTGCTGTCCGTGGTCATTCTCTTTCTGGCCGGCCTGATGTTCGCTGTCGGGTGGCTTCTCCATGACATGCCCATGGAAGACCTCTTTTTCGCGGCCATCGGCTTTGCCGTGGCCGCAATTCCCGAAGGACTGCCGGCCATTCTGTCCATCACGCTGGCTTTGGGCGTGCAGCGCATGGCACTGCGCAAGGCCATTATCCGCCGCTTGCCCGCCGTGGAAACCCTGGGTTCGGTGACGGTGATCTGTTCGGACAAGACCGGCACCCTGACCCGCAACGAGATGACCGCCCGGGCCGTGGTGACCGCGACCCAAACCTACCACGTCAGCGGCACGGGCTACGTTCCCGAAGGCCACATCCGAGGGGCGGATGAACAACGCGCCGAACTCGGAGCCAATCCCGATCTTTTCCAGATCATTGAGATCATGGCCGTATGCAATGACGCAATGATCTTCGAGGAGGACGGCCACTGGAAACTGAACGGCGAGCCCACGGAAGGGGCGTTGCGCGCTCTGGGCCGCAAAGCTGAATTTGATGCAAAGCCATATACTCGCCTGGCTGAGCTGCCTTTTGAATCCGAAACCAAATTCATGGCCACCTTGAATAAAAGTCCTGAGGGAAAAATCCTTCTGTTACTCAAAGGCGCGCCGGACCGTTTGCTGGACCGCTGCACGCACCAACTCGCCGCTGACGGCGGCACCGAGCCCCTGGACCGCGCCACGTGGGAAGCCAAGCTGGAGGAGCTGGCCGCTCAGGGTCAGAGAATCCTGGCCGCGGCCTGGCGGGAACTTCCCCGTGAAGATCCGGATGCGTTGCGACTGACCAAAAGCCAGACCCTGTCTTCGGAAGACGTGGACCAAGAGATGATCTTCGCCGGCCTGGTGGGCATCGTTGACCCTCCTCGCCCCGAGGCGGTTGCGGCGATCAAGATCTGCCGCGAAGCCGGCATCCGGGTGAAGATGATCACCGGAGACCATGCGGCCACGGCCATGGCCATCGGCAGGGAAATGGGAATCGGCAACGGTACGGCGGCCATCACCGGACCGGAGCTGGAAGCCGCGAGCGATACGGAAATGCGCCGTCTGGCCGTGCAGCACGACATTTTTGCCCGCACCAGCCCGGAGCACAAGCTCCGCCTGGTCACGGCCCTGCAAGCCGAAAAGGAAGTGGTGGCCATGACCGGAGACGGAGTCAACGACGCTCCGGCCCTGAAACGGGCCGATGTCGGCATAGCCATGGGCATCAAGGGCACCGAGGCGACCAAGGAGGCCGCGGAGATCGTACTCATGGACGACAATTTCGCCACCATCGAACACGCCGTGGAAGAAGGCCGTACCATTTACGACAACCTGCGCAAGGCAATTTTGTTTCTTCTCCCGACCAACGGCGCTGAAGGGTTGGTCATCCTCACCGCCATCGTCGCCGGCTTTGCGGTGCTCCCTTTGACGCCGGTCCAAATCCTTTGGGTGAACATGGTGACGGCCATCACCCTGGCCATGGCCCTGGCCTTCGAACCTTCCGAACCAGACCTGATGTCCCGGCCTCCGCGTCGCCCCGGTACGGCCATACTTGGCGGCTATTATCTCTGGCGGATCGGTTTTGTCTCCGTGCTTATCGGAGGAGCCACCCTGGCTGTTTTCCATTTGGAAATGTCCCTGGGCATGGACGTACAAATCGTGCGCACCGTCTGTGTGAACACTTTGGTGGCTGGTCAGTTGTTCTACCTGTTCAACAGCCGCTTTCTTCGAGAAGCCGCGTGGCTGCCCTCTCGCCTTCTCAGCAACAAAGTCGCCTTGATTGCTTCCGGAGTCCTGATCCTCTTCCAACTCATTTTCGTTTACGCGCCGTTCATGAATCTCTGGTTCGGTTCAGCCCCTTTGGCGCTTCGTCATTGGTTGGTACCACTGGGCGTCGGCCTGTTGGTCTTCACCCTGGCGGAAATCGAAAAAATCGTGTCTCGGAAATTTCAAAGGGTAAATTAA
- a CDS encoding DUF305 domain-containing protein has protein sequence MKACFLPIFWVPLLALTMFFAVGLHGAEDAMHSEHMHQVHSELEFLVEMIPRHQEAVDSANQILTITARQEMRDFAKAVVDVQAEEIAMMRKWIEQWYPGPARQPAYQPMMRDLEGLSAEEADIVFLEDMIKHHRAAVRMAQDFLDKNLAEHDEVKTVAREIVATQTLEIEKMREWLEQWRGEAALALMIHKPEGIEAKQKYVLFLHPKHEAFECVRCHHTSEGADINQGCKDAGCHDMFVIETPEQRREIRYFEKAYHDLCIGCHRELRRQEKTTGPVDCKGCHIQE, from the coding sequence ATGAAAGCATGCTTTTTGCCGATATTTTGGGTGCCGCTTCTCGCGTTGACCATGTTTTTCGCCGTCGGCCTGCACGGGGCGGAAGATGCGATGCATTCCGAACATATGCACCAAGTACACAGTGAACTGGAATTTCTGGTGGAAATGATTCCGCGCCACCAGGAGGCAGTGGACAGCGCCAACCAGATTCTGACCATCACCGCTCGCCAGGAAATGCGCGACTTCGCCAAGGCGGTGGTGGACGTGCAGGCCGAGGAAATCGCCATGATGCGGAAATGGATTGAGCAATGGTATCCGGGCCCGGCCAGGCAACCGGCCTATCAGCCCATGATGCGGGACCTGGAGGGGCTGTCCGCGGAAGAAGCGGACATCGTGTTCCTTGAGGACATGATCAAGCACCACCGCGCCGCCGTGCGCATGGCCCAAGATTTCCTGGATAAAAACCTGGCCGAGCATGACGAAGTAAAAACCGTGGCCAGGGAAATCGTCGCGACCCAGACCCTGGAGATCGAAAAAATGCGGGAATGGCTGGAGCAGTGGCGCGGCGAGGCCGCTTTGGCCCTTATGATCCATAAACCCGAAGGGATCGAGGCCAAACAGAAATACGTATTATTCCTCCACCCCAAGCATGAGGCTTTCGAGTGTGTCAGATGTCATCACACTTCGGAAGGTGCCGACATAAACCAGGGTTGCAAGGATGCCGGTTGCCACGACATGTTTGTCATAGAGACTCCCGAGCAAAGAAGGGAAATCAGGTACTTTGAAAAGGCGTACCATGATCTCTGCATCGGCTGCCATCGGGAGTTAAGACGTCAGGAAAAAACGACTGGACCTGTCGACTGCAAAGGCTGCCACATCCAGGAATGA
- a CDS encoding HPF/RaiA family ribosome-associated protein, translating to MQMQINSDRNIGIDEARQAVITDSVESALGRFSEGITLLEVHLSDQNSDKKGGHDDIRCLLEARLEGHQPIAVAHRAADVDLAVEGATVRLIKLIKHSRERLREQQSQRTDPDPSAPEPEDES from the coding sequence ATGCAGATGCAAATCAACTCCGACCGCAACATCGGGATTGACGAAGCCCGGCAAGCTGTAATCACCGATTCAGTGGAAAGCGCCCTGGGCCGTTTCAGCGAGGGGATCACGCTGCTGGAAGTCCATTTGAGCGACCAAAACAGCGACAAGAAAGGCGGTCATGATGACATACGCTGCCTGCTGGAAGCCCGCCTCGAGGGTCACCAGCCCATCGCGGTCGCACACCGGGCGGCGGACGTGGACCTGGCCGTCGAGGGTGCCACGGTTAGGTTGATCAAATTGATCAAGCACTCTCGCGAGCGCCTGCGCGAGCAGCAAAGCCAACGCACGGACCCCGATCCGTCCGCGCCGGAGCCGGAGGATGAGTCATAA
- a CDS encoding FprA family A-type flavoprotein, translated as MDWDRRLFDSLIPLPDGTSYNAYLVQGSEKTALLDTVDPAMADTLMAQLGEVPGIDYIVSHHAEQDHSGTIPLVLAKFPQAKVVVTPKAKGMLMDLLRLPEDVFVSVEDNETLSLGDKTLKFIHAPWVHWPETMVSYLPEDRILFSCDFFGSHIATTDLFVTDEGRVFEAAKRYFAEIMMPFRAVIAKNLEKLSGLDMDVIAPSHGQIHRRPAFITDAYNEWVHATPRNLVVLPYVSMHGSTQAMVDHLVNALVVNGVRVELFNLVVTDIGKLAMALVDAGTIVVGTPTVLAGPHPLAAYAAFLANALRPKARYLSIVGSYGWGGKTVETLSGMIPNLKVEVLEPVLCKGMPKKDTLQALDNLADSITRKHQEQGFA; from the coding sequence GTGGATTGGGATAGGCGTCTTTTTGACTCGTTGATCCCTCTTCCGGACGGGACCAGCTATAACGCCTACCTGGTGCAGGGCAGCGAAAAGACGGCCTTGCTGGATACGGTTGATCCGGCCATGGCCGACACGTTGATGGCGCAACTGGGTGAGGTGCCCGGAATCGACTACATCGTCTCGCACCATGCCGAGCAGGACCATTCCGGGACCATCCCCCTGGTGCTTGCAAAGTTTCCTCAAGCCAAGGTCGTCGTGACCCCCAAGGCCAAAGGCATGCTGATGGATCTTCTGCGGCTTCCAGAGGATGTCTTTGTTTCGGTGGAGGACAACGAAACCTTGTCCCTGGGGGACAAAACCCTGAAGTTCATCCATGCCCCATGGGTGCACTGGCCGGAAACCATGGTCTCCTATCTGCCTGAGGACCGCATCCTGTTCAGTTGCGACTTTTTTGGCTCGCATATCGCGACGACTGATCTTTTTGTAACGGACGAGGGGCGCGTATTCGAGGCGGCCAAGCGCTATTTCGCGGAGATCATGATGCCGTTTCGCGCGGTGATCGCTAAAAATCTGGAAAAGCTGTCCGGCCTTGACATGGACGTCATCGCTCCCAGCCACGGCCAGATTCATCGCCGTCCGGCGTTCATCACCGATGCCTACAACGAGTGGGTGCATGCCACGCCGCGCAATCTGGTGGTCCTGCCATACGTTTCCATGCACGGCAGCACGCAGGCAATGGTCGATCACCTGGTCAATGCACTGGTAGTCAACGGCGTGCGGGTTGAATTGTTCAATCTGGTCGTGACCGATATCGGCAAACTGGCCATGGCTTTGGTGGACGCGGGGACGATTGTCGTGGGCACGCCCACGGTTCTGGCCGGCCCGCACCCTCTTGCGGCCTATGCCGCTTTTCTGGCCAACGCTCTGCGGCCCAAGGCGCGGTACCTGTCCATTGTCGGCTCCTACGGCTGGGGAGGCAAGACCGTGGAGACATTGTCGGGGATGATTCCCAATCTCAAGGTTGAGGTGTTGGAGCCGGTGCTGTGCAAGGGCATGCCCAAGAAGGATACCTTGCAAGCATTGGACAACCTGGCGGACTCGATTACCCGCAAGCATCAGGAGCAAGGGTTTGCATGA